In the Primulina eburnea isolate SZY01 chromosome 15, ASM2296580v1, whole genome shotgun sequence genome, CCCGAAAGCTTTGGAACGTTTCAGAAACTTGAGGTGCTATCGTTGGTGGAGAATTTAATGGAAGGGACAATTCCGTCTTTCCTCGGGAATGTTTCGACGCTAAAGCAGCTGAATCTTTCCTACAACCCTTTCTCTCCTGGTCGCATTCCGCCAGAGCTTGGAAATCTGACGAATCTTGAAGTGCTGTGGTTGACGGAAACTAATTTAATTGGGAAAATTCCTGATTCACTTGGCCGACTCGTTAGGCTCACTGACTTAGACCTGGCGTTCAACTCTTTAACGGGTTTCATTCCGGGATCGCTCACTGAGTTGACGAGCGCAGTTCAGTTGGAGCTGTATAATAACTCATTAACTGGCGAGCTTCCGAACAAAGGGTGGGCAAAGATGACGTCACTGAGGCGGCTCGATGCCTCCATGAACGAGTTGATTGGGGTGATTCCCGCGGAGCTGTGCTCGTTGCCCCTCGAGTCACTTAACCTGTACCAGAACCAATTGGGAGGTGAATTGCCAGTGGGAATTGCTGATTCTCCTAATTTGTACGAATTGAGGCTCTTCCAGAATCACCTATCGGGACAACTACCTCAGAATCTTGGTAAAATCTCGCCTTTAAGGTGGATTGATGTTTCAACCAACGGATTTTCTGGTCAGATCCCGGAAAATTTGTGTTTTAAGGGGTTGCTCGAAGAGTTGTTGATGATAGAGAATTCTTTTTCCGGCAGTATTCCGTTGACACTCACTTCTTGCACGAGCTTGCAGCGCGTGAGATTGGGGCACAACAAGTTTTCCGGTGAAGTTCCTGCAGGATTTTGGAGTCTTCCACGCGTGTCATTACTTGAGCTTGCTGACAACTCATTTTCCGGTGGAATTGCGAAAACTATTGCTGGCGCATCCAATTTGTCTCAGTTGGTTTTGTCGGAGAATAATTTTTCTGGCACTGTTCCAGAGGAGATCGGATTATTAgaaaatttaatggagttttcGGGCTATCGTAATGACTTTTCGGGTTCTTTACCCAGCAGTATCGTGAATCTTGGTCAATTAGTAAAGTTTGATCTTCATGACAATGGATTATCTGGTACAATTCCAAAAGGAATTCTTTCTTGGGAGAAGCTAAATGAGCTGAATTTAGCAAATAATGATTTTTCGGGTGCCATTCCAGATGAAATTGGTAGCTTAGCTCTTCTAAATTATCTGGATTTATCCGAAAACCGATTTTATGGAAAAATCCCAGTAGGGTTGCAGAATTTGAAGCTTAATCGGCTCAACTTGTCGAATAATCGTCTCTCTGGAGACATTCCACCATTGTATGCCAAGCGAATGTATAAAGATAGCTTTTTAGGCAATCCTGGATTATGTGGAGATATCGCTGGTTTGTGTAATGGAAGTAGTGGAGTCAAAAACATAGGCTACGTCTGGTTACTGAGATCAATTTTCATCCTTTCTGGATTGGTGCTTATAGTTGGTGTGGTATGGTTCTGCTCGAAGTACAGGAAAATTAAGAAGGCGGAAAGATCAATTGATAGATCCAAATGGACAATAATGTCATTCCATAAACTGGTATTCAGCGAGGATGAGATATTAGACGCCCTCGATGAAGATAATGTGATCGGAAGTGGGTCATCTGGTAAGGTTTATAAAGTGGTTCTGAGCAACGGGGAGGTTGTGGCTGTGAAAAAACTTTGGGGACATTCAAAACTGCGCAATGATGGTGGAGATGTCGAAAAGGGTAACCTTAAAAGTGATGGTTTCGATGCCGAGGTTGAAACATTAGGTAAGATTAGGCACAAAAATATCGTCAAGCTGTGGTGTTGTTGCACGACCAGGGAGTGCAAGCTTCTGGTTTACGAGTACATGCCTAACGGGAGTCTTTATGATTTGCTTCATAGCACAAAAAGTGGCTTACTTGACTGGCCAACAAGGTTTAAGATAGTGCTGGATTCCGCCGAGGGGCTATGTTATTTGCATCACGATTGTGTACCTCCAATTGTTCATAGAGATGTGAAGTCGAACAATATATTGTTAGATGCAGAACACGGAGCTCGGGTTGCAGATTTCGGTGTCGCGAAAGTGGTCAACGCAAATGGAAAAGTTGTTCAATCAATGTCTGTGATTGCAGGTTCTTGTGGATACATTGCACCAGGTTTGCAACTTAATATATTTCAATGTCATTTGTTGCAATATTCTTTTTCTTGTTAATGAAATTACACCTGTATTTTGCAGAATATGCCCACACCCTACGAGTGAACGAGAAGAGTGATGTATACAGTTTTGGTGTAGTTATTCTCGAGTTGGTAACAGGGAAGCTTCCTGTTGATCCCGAGTTTGGGGAGAAAGATTTGGTAAGATGGGTGTGTTTCACGTTAGATCAGAAAGGGATAGATCAGATAATCGACCCAAAACTCGATTCTTGTTTTAAGGATGAAATATGCAAAGTATTTAATATTGGCCTCCTGTGCACCAGCCCACTTCCAATCAATCGTCCATCTATGAGACGAGCAGTGAAAATGTTACGTGAAATTAGCGCTGGAAACCAGCCAGCAACTGCTGTGAAAGATGGCAAACTTACACCATATTACTATGAAGATGCTTCAGATCATGGAAGTGTAGCCTGACGGGGTTTTAGATGTAAATGTTTTTGGTAAGGTGAAAATATAAAACTGAAAGAGGAGTTGGTCCTCACTGCATAATGCAAAGGAATCAACACATTTCATCATCTCTTGGAGGAATTTTTATCTCTGGAATCATTCAAGCTATCAGGTGAAATTTTTTCATCTAAGCAGTACTTTTAAGTTGGCTGTTGGAGAGATGAGTTGGTTGGTGCCTTTAATGGCAAATACTAGACACTTGTGCGGGCTAGAAAAAAACTCCTACCTTGTGCGTTTCAGTTATTTATTGCAACCACTGAGTTTGCTTCTACTCTCAGATTACATTCAATTACCTTGTGATGTCATTATGTACTGTATAAAATTTGTGCTGCTTCAGATTTTACGAGCCCACTTCAATTTTTTATCCACTCTACTTGCATATAATTATGATTGTGCGATCGACATCAGGAGTCCTCCAGATTCTACTATTAAAAGATGGTTAAGAAAGAAACTCAAACGACCATATTTATTTCCAATGTTTTAATTTAAGACGTTTTGCCTTTTACGTCACTCTATAGtttttcttctgtttttttttttggtagtatttgaatatcaatctgtcagTCGCTGCGTGTGGTACTTCCTAAATTTCATAGAGAAATGATTTTGTTGTCTCATTCCAAAAAGATTTGTGCTCCACTCATATGCACGAAACATTTGAAAAATAATGTATTGGTATTCTTATTGTTGCTTAATATAAACTAAGCACCATAATCAACGGGTTGGGTGCCAATAAAAttgtttaaagtttttttttttgttagttTCTTCAAATATGAGTGGTTTTGTAATTTGTTGTGGAGAAggataatatcaatattaataaattatataatctgaacaatatgataattatcaaaattgatagaaatcatataataatttaaacattAATCACAATAATACGAGAATTATCAAAACTCGATAGATGTTAAATGACATAATAACAAATTGATCTTACAAAATGGGAATTTGGAAGGATTCCATATAATTCATCTACAtccttatttttttatattaataccAATCGGGTATTCAATTTCATTCTTATCCTATTATCACTGTCTAACAAAAATATCATCAACTCtatactaataatttttttcatttcatcTAATTAATATCATTCAAAAAAGACATATTAGAATTAACTCCATATCCGAAAaatcacatatatatacatacatgcataagTAGGATTCTTTAAGATCTCAGCCTTCATACAATCCGATTTcctcatttataaaaaatatcttCAATACCTTCTTTTATTCGAGTCGAGTATCGGATTCTCAGTCAGATTCGATGAAAATTATAATGGATAATATTTAGTATGAGGTACATCCACTCAACCCTGTCTCTGGGCCCGAGACAGTTGGGCTTATCTGTTTGAAAGAAGCCCagattattttaatatatatatgaaattatatatatttaggtAAAAAGAGGCccattataatatttaattggaAGGTAGATGGAGGATTACTGGAGTTGTTTTAACTAATAATTACTAAATTTGTTACTAGCATCTATATTTTCTTATTCAAAGTTGATATAAACCCTTTATTATACGATGTCAGTTATACCTACTTTGATCCCTAACCTGAAGCTTTGCCaatacataaaaaataaaaaaataaatattattattttcaacattatatgaaaaaaatttgaatggaATGATGTCTTCAAGCCCAAAGACTGATTTTACCTTATCTTATGCTTTCTATTTAATTAAAGTATATTGCGGTCGATATCTTATCATATTCCTCGTGACCTAGAGACAGTGAATCTTACATTGTCTGATTATTGATCAAGGTGAACGGATTAAGGCTAGATTAATCATATGTACATCAGTACATTCGTTAATAAGTTTTATCgattcattatttatttatatttaaatggtaACTTTGTCAAGGGTGGCGCAatcccaacatatatatataataaaaatatatgaatttGTCAATAAAATGAGGTAAGTTGCCGTTGATGATTTTTGTATTTGAATATTATAATAGTGATAATatacatgtttaaaatttaaCAAAGAATTTTAATCTGgcttctaaattttaatttttaatttaagatttttctttcaatctattctatatccaattttttttatataaaaaaatgtttttcgagttttctAAAATATTAATGGAAACAAGCTAAGAAGGCAACCAAACCGAGTGGCTTATCAAACAACCTAACATTTCCTAACCTATAACCTTAGCAAGTATATTTCCCCCACCATTTCTTACCCTAACGAACTTCAAAGAACGCATGCTTACGTGAAGAATATGTATACAAATTTAATTAATAGCCTTTTCCTTTCACATTTCAGTTTTAAGTGTTGCTCTTTCGGGTATACTCCATCTGGGTAGGCTCATATTCTTGCCTTCATCGCCCTGATTCATTCCTTCGTAATCAGAAAATAAGTCATATAAAATCTCAAGGAAAATGAGTTATGGTGACGTTACAATCATCTATTATGTAGTATTATGTCTCCTGTCAATTTGCATTATGAGTTTTGCTGTCAAACTTTTCCTTCTCTGCAAGAATAATCCATTAATGAAGCGGAAAGAAAGCACCCTTCCCGCAGCCAAAGTTTCTGCATCTTCGTATCCGTTAATGGAAATCGACGCTGCTACTGATGGCTTTAGCCACCGTAGAATCATCGGAAAAGGTCGGCTGAGCACCGTGTTTGCAGCGGTTATGCCTAACGGAGAACTTGCGGCGGCCAAAAAAATTCATCCTCGACTAGTTTTAAACAACGCTGGTTTCGGCTTTTCTTCAACAATCAAATGGCTTTCGTTGTCTGATCACCCGCACGTGGTCCCCATAACAGGTGTGTCGCAGAAAGTTCGATGTTTTATAGGCTATAACCCGTTATACAATGAATAATGTTAATAATTATGTAATTTATTCCATCTTTAACAGGGTTCTCGGAAGCTCCGGGGGAGAGAATAATAGTAACGGAATTTAACGGAATGCTGAGCCTGGATTTCTACTTGCACCAAAACCCCGACGGGTTGGCACTTCTCGACTGGGGACGGCGGCTGAGGATAGCCGCTGGCACTGCACGGGGGATCGAGTACCTACATGAAGTGGCGGCACCGTCAATAATACACGGTTGTGTGAAGCCATCTAATATACTGATCGATGCCAAGTTTTGCGCAAGAATTTGCgattatgggctaaattttttGGCACCGCACGAGAGGGATGGGCTAGTGGGGTACGTTGATGAAGAATACTGGATTGGGAAAAGGTGTGCTTCAAAGGAAAGTGATGCGTTTGGATTTGGGGTGGTTCTGTTGGAATTATTGAGTGGGAGGAGAAGTGAAGGAGGGCTGATTGTTGAGTGGGCAATACCTTTGatcaaagggatgaaattcagTGAATTGCTGGACCCTAGGCTAGTGATTCCGAGTGATTTCAAGCCATTAATTAGATTGGCTAGGGTTGCATTGGCTTGTGTTGGGAATTGTAGGAAAAATAGACCTTCTATGGTTCAAGTGGCTACTATTTTGAGCAATTTGGAGATGTAGTAGCTAActtgttgattattgtttaacCATGGTCTAAATATCTGTATTTTTGTTTTGTAACCTTGTACTTCATTGAATGAATTACCATTATTCACGACTAATTAATGTACCATTGCGAGAATATGTTCATATTCAAAGCATTTAAATAACGCATAAAGAATTGAATTCGTTGCGGTTTTTGTACTTAAGCTTTCGATGGAATTTGTATAATTGAAAATGCAATTTCTACCAAGAAACTAGAAGGgcaattaaaaaaaacataaaaacccTTGTGAGAAACTAAAAGAGgccattaaattaaataatacaaaaactcatgtgagaCGACTGTATCGAAACATGTCAATTTTGTTATACAGATATTCTATTTAGGtcatcatgaaaaaatattacttttattataaatatggacATGATTGACATGTCTCAAGAATAAAAATCCGTTAgaatgtctcacaaaatacttgttttttttttaaaaaaataccccTATTCCAAGGGAATTCCTCCATTAGAAAAACACACATGAAGATTATATTCTAAAATTTTCCGAAATGAAAAAAATCTAACCTAATGATACACTGAATAGGACATAAAAATGTGGTATAAATAGATATGTTTGGATGGGATACATGGTACGTAATGGCAGTGACAAGGTTCATTCCTCCTAATCTTTCCACCGAATAACCGTGTTGTTTGGTCATGTAGTTCTTCTCACTGCCTCTAATTAGTTTGACTCCACCTGATCATTTGTCTAAAATTTGTTCCAACATTTTTCTTTATTAACTATATAGAAATATGTTTGGATGTATAAGAAATGTGGTTGCAAAATCTACATTGGTGGGCTAGtaaaaaattatgaataaaataaaatcatatgtaatactaattttatattaaccctaccgatattcacaataaaaagtaatactttttcatggatgatccaaataagatatctgtctcacaaaatacgacccgtgagaccgtctcacacaaatttttgaccTTCTTAAATCCTTACTTTATTCTTGTTTTTTAAAATCTTCACTTTATAACTTTGcctttttttgaaattaaaatattgttATGTTCTATCTCTTTAATATGATACAAAAAAAAAGCTAAGAttttactaaataaattattaattacaattttttaatcaaaattttacttttacatattaaaaataatattagttatttttttccaaagacatcaatatatatatatatatatatatatatatatatatatatatatatatatatatatatatatatatatataaacactttaacaacttattttaaaaatacGACTTcacaatttataatatataagagcttataagttgttttaaataaatttagacAAACACTAtctaaatcattttaaatttttagctGAGTCAGGGTGTGAACGCGGAATGATTATTTTGGGCCGGGAAATTCTGTTAGTCTAGCGACTTTGAGGGATCCTTTACCCATTGGATTCCATCCCCTTGCTGGACCCGTTAGTTTTTGTAGGCCTACACCAACTCAAAGCTTTGAATTTGAATCTCGTAGGCCCATGCCATTTATATACCTAGTCTGAGGTGAGACGATCAAATTAATGAGttcaaattcaataattacattATAGTACCATTGAATGAAAGAAAATCAAAAGgttcaatttataaatgatataTGTGAACATAGGAtactaatatatataatataaatttatgatAGACAATATGATTCATGTAAAAGTATTACGAAATTTGGAGAATACTACTCTTCCGTAAACAGTTTCGGATCCGAATAGTTTAATTTTGTGCACCTTCATGAAATTTCTGGAAGTTGAATTGACTATATAAAATTGTGGAATGGCGAAGATTATGTCcttatttgaaatttttgagaCCACAAATCTTGTGGAGAATTAAGACTTCCAAACTTGGAATGAAAGTTTTGACATTATCTGGAAAAATGAGGCATACTCCATACGCCAATACATGTAAACCCTAATTCCACATAATGAAGCTTTGTCGTTAGGCTTTCTGTTGCGTAGCTTCTTTGGGAAGATTTTATTCATCATcatgcatggtatatatatggaAGTGACACCGTTAATTATcaaacatatttatttatttgtatgTCGGctgatatacatacatacatacatacatgtgACTGTCTTCACTTACTTAAGTGATAATGTGATATCGGACACGACGACACGTCAACAATGTGCCACATATCGTCATTTTCTACCGCAACACCAACATTATAGAgaaaaatgaataatttttttttttgaaaaataaaataatatactaAGTTCGTAAATTGACCTATAATtatcaaacaaaaaaattttaaaaatataaattacaaaacaaaaaatgtaattaattaatgcaaat is a window encoding:
- the LOC140814518 gene encoding serine/threonine-protein kinase-like protein CR4: MSYGDVTIIYYVVLCLLSICIMSFAVKLFLLCKNNPLMKRKESTLPAAKVSASSYPLMEIDAATDGFSHRRIIGKGRLSTVFAAVMPNGELAAAKKIHPRLVLNNAGFGFSSTIKWLSLSDHPHVVPITGFSEAPGERIIVTEFNGMLSLDFYLHQNPDGLALLDWGRRLRIAAGTARGIEYLHEVAAPSIIHGCVKPSNILIDAKFCARICDYGLNFLAPHERDGLVGYVDEEYWIGKRCASKESDAFGFGVVLLELLSGRRSEGGLIVEWAIPLIKGMKFSELLDPRLVIPSDFKPLIRLARVALACVGNCRKNRPSMVQVATILSNLEM
- the LOC140813609 gene encoding uncharacterized protein, which translates into the protein MQRHRRFYRNLQFLLLLLSPPLILCLNQEGIYLQRAKFGFDDPNAVLSSWNPREETPCNWYGVVCDPTTSSVTSLDLSSSNISGPFPSIICRIKNLSSISLYDNFINSTLPDDLATCHSLEHLDLAQNYLTGALPPKLADLTNLKYLDLTGNNFSGSIPESFGTFQKLEVLSLVENLMEGTIPSFLGNVSTLKQLNLSYNPFSPGRIPPELGNLTNLEVLWLTETNLIGKIPDSLGRLVRLTDLDLAFNSLTGFIPGSLTELTSAVQLELYNNSLTGELPNKGWAKMTSLRRLDASMNELIGVIPAELCSLPLESLNLYQNQLGGELPVGIADSPNLYELRLFQNHLSGQLPQNLGKISPLRWIDVSTNGFSGQIPENLCFKGLLEELLMIENSFSGSIPLTLTSCTSLQRVRLGHNKFSGEVPAGFWSLPRVSLLELADNSFSGGIAKTIAGASNLSQLVLSENNFSGTVPEEIGLLENLMEFSGYRNDFSGSLPSSIVNLGQLVKFDLHDNGLSGTIPKGILSWEKLNELNLANNDFSGAIPDEIGSLALLNYLDLSENRFYGKIPVGLQNLKLNRLNLSNNRLSGDIPPLYAKRMYKDSFLGNPGLCGDIAGLCNGSSGVKNIGYVWLLRSIFILSGLVLIVGVVWFCSKYRKIKKAERSIDRSKWTIMSFHKLVFSEDEILDALDEDNVIGSGSSGKVYKVVLSNGEVVAVKKLWGHSKLRNDGGDVEKGNLKSDGFDAEVETLGKIRHKNIVKLWCCCTTRECKLLVYEYMPNGSLYDLLHSTKSGLLDWPTRFKIVLDSAEGLCYLHHDCVPPIVHRDVKSNNILLDAEHGARVADFGVAKVVNANGKVVQSMSVIAGSCGYIAPEYAHTLRVNEKSDVYSFGVVILELVTGKLPVDPEFGEKDLVRWVCFTLDQKGIDQIIDPKLDSCFKDEICKVFNIGLLCTSPLPINRPSMRRAVKMLREISAGNQPATAVKDGKLTPYYYEDASDHGSVA